The nucleotide sequence ACCCTCGTTTCCACGCCCTTCCTACTTTCTTGTAGAACTCCTTCCTCTTCACAAACCTGTTAAGATCATCGATAACCGCATTTTTGAGCTCTTGGTCCATGGCCAGAGTCTCGAACGTTGCAGGGTGTTCGAGATTGATGGACTCCCATTTGATGCCATTGTAAGGATAGTTGGAATTCAATGTATACATCTTCAATACCCTTTCTTCATCTTTCATTGCGTCGGCCCTTTCAAGAACATAAGGCACATAACATCCCAAAATTTTTTCTTTGTGCATCATGTGGAATGTTAGCTCAAAGTAGCGCTTTTCGGACCTTGGAGGAGGACATGGATCATTAGGGTTGTTCTGTTTGGACTCTGTACAAATAAAACTCCATTTGAGCTCAATCCCTTCATAGAAATCGACCAACTTCTCGCCCTTCTCGAGTCGGATTGTCAAGCTCTTCCCCTTGGGGCTCTTGCTAACTCTGATCCTCTCAGTGTTGGAGCTGATTTTCGTGCACAAATAAACCTCCGCAGCTTCGTAGACTTGGTTGCGCGACATTCCGCTTGATTCCTCTATGACTAGGGTGAGTTTAGGAGAATGAGTCTTGAAGAAGTATCTGATGGTAGATAAAAGGTAGCCCCTAACTGGTTGAGGAATGAGCTCGTTCGCCATGGACCGGAAGAGCATGATTGACGCTGCCATGGAGGCGTAGGCAGAGAACAACGACGACGGAGAAGGCATTTCTCTGGAGGACAACAAGTTCATGGTTACAAGCTTGTGTTTTCTCTCAAGTTTTTGTGTAGAGGAGAGGTGTGTGAATAATGACTATATAATATAACAAAAGTTTCTTCTTAGTTTGGAATTTTGAAGTAGTCAATAAAAATGTACATTTGTGGATGTGTGCGTGTGCGTGAGTGGATTCCAAAACAGAGATAGACCCCAGCATCCCATCATCCCatgtttcttctttctttctttccatccCATTCTAATTTAATATCTTCCTT is from Pyrus communis chromosome 10, drPyrComm1.1, whole genome shotgun sequence and encodes:
- the LOC137747657 gene encoding AAA-ATPase At5g17760-like — protein: MNLLSSREMPSPSSLFSAYASMAASIMLFRSMANELIPQPVRGYLLSTIRYFFKTHSPKLTLVIEESSGMSRNQVYEAAEVYLCTKISSNTERIRVSKSPKGKSLTIRLEKGEKLVDFYEGIELKWSFICTESKQNNPNDPCPPPRSEKRYFELTFHMMHKEKILGCYVPYVLERADAMKDEERVLKMYTLNSNYPYNGIKWESINLEHPATFETLAMDQELKNAVIDDLNRFVKRKEFYKKVGRAWKRGYLLYGPPGTGKSSLVAAMANYLKFDVYDLQLANVLRDSDLRKLLLGTANRSILVIEDIDCTVDLPDRRHTDGKKQHDVQLTLSGLLNFIDGLWSSCGDERIIIFTTNHKDRLDPALLRPGRMDMHIHMSYCTYHGFKLLASNYLGIHNHHHLYGEIQDLLKETEVTPAHVAEELMKSEDVDTALEGLVKLLKRKKLEGDECEAEAEKKTAAKRQKTGNQPKKSLRNNRRTAMKRSSKRLSARKPILG